One region of Rhodocaloribacter litoris genomic DNA includes:
- a CDS encoding multifunctional oxoglutarate decarboxylase/oxoglutarate dehydrogenase thiamine pyrophosphate-binding subunit/dihydrolipoyllysine-residue succinyltransferase subunit — MSTLGFNTGYVEELYRQYLADPESVSESWREFFADYHPTESFVAVREARAPEAVPEVAPAQARGDGAVSEPEAPAVPIPEGAEVRPLRGPAARIVENMEASLSVPTATSVRTIPVKLLAENRALINDYQRYVGGEKVSFTHLIAWAIVKALKAFPNMNTLFRREDGTLQHVVPKQVNLGLAIDIERRGKRMLLVPNIKGADQMTFPQFIGLYNDLVRRARDGQLDVADFEGTTATITNPGMIGTVLSVPRLMQGQGVIVGVGAIGYPTEYYAIPPELIGKTGISQVMTITSTYDHRVIQGAESGAFLQYIEELLLGEHGFYGEIFGQLGIPYQPYRFDRDNTPQVGRAGGEGSMEMIHKQARVLQLIRAYRVRGHLQADVNPLGYEWVYHPELDPARYGLTIWDLDREFVTGGLGGADVLPLREILDILRQTYTRKVGIEFMHISDPDERRWLQERIEPVRGVEPISKAAKHRMLQKLNAAEAFETFLHTKYIGHKRFSLEGAETLIPMLDRLLSDAADQEVHEVVIGMAHRGRLNVLANIMNKPYEVIFSEFEGNLDPNTTQGSGDVKYHLGARGEHTAPSGAKVKLTLASNPSHLEAVNPVVEGMVRAKQELLRDEHVDAPTGDYHDAVIPVLIHGDAAFAGQGVVAETLNLSQLPGYRTGGTIHIVINNQIGFTTGPKDARSSTYATDIARMIQAPIFHVNGDDPEACIRVARLALDYRQVFNKDVVIDMLCYRVRGHNEGDEPTYTQPLLYRKIEAKRSVRKLYTELLLRRGEMSPEDAEHMLDDYRDRLQEAFDRVKALEAEKEGEAHPPLRSPSPVPEDDVDTRARREDLEAVVRALTNLPESFHVHKKLDRQFRRREKVFHEERKIDWGFAEALAFGTLLLEGTKVRLSGQDSRRGTFSHRHAVLYDQETGEEYIPLNHIREGQALLSIYDSLLSEYAVCGFEYGYSVAAPKALVLWEAQFGDFANGAQIIFDQFLSAAGEKWGQYSSLVLLLPHGYEGQGPEHSSARLERFLQLCAEDNMIVCNLTTPANYFHALRRQVKRAVRRPLVVMAPKSLLRHPLAVSDPDAFSEDGFHPLYPATTDPATTERLLFCSGKVYYDLLQALDDHPERRDHVAIARLEQFYPFPAEAVRAELARYRDVKEVLWVQEEPENMGAWSFLRHRLDALLEALHGDCSRRVRYVGRPESASPATGSAHIHQEEQEALIRKALGV, encoded by the coding sequence GTGAGCACGCTTGGGTTTAACACCGGTTACGTCGAGGAGCTGTACCGCCAGTACCTGGCCGATCCCGAAAGTGTCAGCGAGAGCTGGCGCGAGTTCTTTGCCGACTACCATCCGACCGAGTCGTTCGTGGCCGTGCGGGAGGCGCGCGCGCCGGAGGCCGTGCCCGAGGTGGCGCCGGCACAGGCCCGGGGAGACGGGGCCGTGAGCGAGCCGGAGGCCCCTGCCGTTCCGATCCCGGAGGGGGCGGAGGTCCGCCCGTTGCGTGGACCGGCCGCCCGCATCGTCGAGAACATGGAGGCGAGCCTGAGCGTGCCCACGGCCACCTCGGTGCGGACGATCCCGGTCAAGCTCCTGGCCGAGAACCGGGCCCTCATCAACGACTACCAGCGCTACGTCGGCGGCGAGAAGGTGTCCTTCACCCACCTCATCGCGTGGGCCATCGTGAAGGCGCTCAAGGCCTTCCCCAACATGAACACCCTCTTCCGCCGGGAAGACGGCACGTTGCAGCACGTCGTGCCGAAACAGGTGAACCTGGGGCTGGCCATCGACATCGAGCGGCGGGGCAAGCGCATGCTGCTCGTGCCCAACATCAAGGGGGCCGACCAGATGACCTTTCCCCAGTTCATCGGCCTCTACAACGACCTCGTCCGCCGCGCCCGGGACGGCCAGCTCGACGTGGCCGACTTCGAGGGGACGACCGCCACGATCACCAACCCCGGCATGATCGGCACGGTGCTCAGCGTGCCCCGGCTGATGCAGGGGCAGGGCGTCATCGTGGGCGTCGGCGCCATCGGCTACCCGACCGAATACTACGCCATCCCGCCCGAGCTCATCGGCAAGACGGGCATCTCGCAGGTGATGACCATCACCTCGACGTACGACCACCGGGTCATCCAGGGCGCCGAGAGCGGGGCCTTCCTCCAGTACATCGAAGAACTGCTCCTGGGCGAGCACGGCTTCTACGGCGAAATCTTCGGCCAGCTCGGTATCCCCTACCAGCCCTACCGCTTCGACCGGGACAACACCCCGCAGGTGGGCCGGGCCGGCGGGGAAGGCTCGATGGAGATGATCCATAAGCAGGCCCGTGTGCTCCAGCTCATCCGGGCCTACCGGGTGCGCGGCCACCTGCAGGCCGACGTCAACCCGCTCGGCTACGAGTGGGTCTATCACCCCGAGCTCGACCCGGCCCGCTACGGCCTGACCATCTGGGACCTCGACCGGGAGTTCGTCACCGGCGGCCTCGGCGGCGCGGACGTGCTGCCCCTGCGCGAGATCCTCGACATCCTCCGGCAGACCTACACCCGCAAGGTCGGCATCGAGTTCATGCACATCTCCGACCCCGACGAGCGGCGGTGGCTGCAGGAGCGCATCGAGCCGGTGCGCGGCGTCGAGCCGATCTCGAAGGCGGCCAAGCACCGGATGCTGCAGAAGCTCAACGCCGCCGAAGCCTTCGAGACGTTCCTCCACACCAAGTACATCGGGCACAAGCGGTTCTCGCTCGAAGGGGCCGAGACGCTCATCCCGATGCTGGACCGGCTGCTCTCCGACGCGGCCGACCAGGAGGTGCACGAGGTCGTCATCGGCATGGCGCACCGGGGCCGGCTCAACGTGCTGGCCAACATCATGAACAAGCCCTACGAGGTGATCTTCTCCGAGTTCGAGGGCAACCTCGACCCGAACACGACGCAGGGCTCGGGCGACGTGAAGTACCACCTGGGGGCACGGGGCGAGCACACGGCGCCCAGCGGGGCGAAGGTGAAGCTGACGCTGGCCTCGAACCCGAGCCACCTGGAGGCCGTCAACCCGGTGGTCGAGGGCATGGTACGGGCCAAGCAGGAGCTCCTGCGCGACGAACACGTCGACGCGCCCACCGGCGACTACCACGACGCCGTGATCCCCGTGCTCATCCACGGCGACGCCGCCTTCGCCGGGCAGGGCGTCGTGGCCGAGACGCTCAACCTGAGCCAGCTTCCTGGCTACCGCACCGGCGGCACCATCCACATCGTCATCAACAACCAGATCGGCTTCACCACCGGGCCGAAGGACGCGCGCAGCTCCACCTATGCCACCGACATCGCCCGGATGATCCAGGCCCCCATCTTCCACGTGAACGGGGACGACCCCGAAGCCTGCATCCGCGTGGCCCGGCTGGCCCTGGACTACCGCCAGGTCTTCAACAAGGACGTCGTCATCGACATGCTCTGCTACCGCGTCCGCGGGCACAACGAGGGCGACGAGCCGACCTACACCCAGCCCCTGCTTTATCGGAAGATCGAGGCCAAGCGGTCCGTGCGCAAGCTCTACACCGAGCTGCTGCTGCGCCGGGGCGAGATGAGCCCGGAGGACGCCGAGCACATGCTCGACGACTACCGGGACCGGCTCCAGGAAGCCTTCGACCGGGTGAAGGCCCTCGAAGCCGAGAAGGAGGGGGAGGCCCATCCCCCGCTTCGGAGCCCGTCCCCCGTCCCGGAGGACGACGTCGACACGCGGGCCCGGCGCGAGGACCTCGAGGCCGTCGTCCGCGCCCTGACCAACCTGCCCGAATCGTTCCACGTCCACAAGAAGCTGGACCGCCAGTTCCGCCGGAGGGAGAAAGTCTTCCACGAGGAGCGCAAGATCGACTGGGGCTTTGCCGAGGCGCTGGCCTTCGGCACGCTCCTGCTCGAAGGCACGAAGGTGCGCCTGAGCGGGCAGGACTCCCGGCGCGGCACCTTCAGCCACCGCCACGCCGTGCTCTACGACCAGGAGACGGGCGAGGAGTACATCCCGCTCAACCACATCCGTGAAGGCCAGGCCCTGCTGTCGATCTACGACAGCCTGCTCTCCGAGTATGCCGTCTGCGGCTTCGAGTACGGCTACTCCGTGGCCGCTCCGAAGGCCCTGGTGCTCTGGGAGGCCCAGTTCGGCGACTTCGCCAACGGCGCCCAGATCATCTTCGACCAGTTCCTCTCCGCCGCCGGGGAGAAATGGGGGCAGTACAGCAGCCTGGTGCTGCTCCTGCCGCACGGCTACGAAGGGCAGGGCCCCGAGCACTCGTCGGCCCGGCTGGAGCGGTTCCTCCAGCTCTGCGCCGAGGACAACATGATCGTGTGCAACCTCACCACGCCGGCCAACTATTTCCACGCCCTGCGGCGCCAGGTGAAGCGCGCCGTCCGCCGGCCGCTGGTCGTGATGGCGCCCAAGAGCCTGCTGCGCCACCCGCTGGCCGTCTCGGACCCGGACGCCTTCAGCGAGGACGGCTTCCACCCGCTCTACCCGGCCACGACCGACCCGGCCACCACCGAACGCCTGCTCTTCTGCAGCGGGAAAGTGTACTACGACCTGCTGCAGGCCCTCGACGATCATCCGGAGCGCCGGGACCACGTGGCCATCGCCCGCCTGGAGCAGTTCTACCCGTTCCCGGCAGAGGCCGTCCGGGCCGAACTGGCGCGCTACCGGGACGTGAAGGAGGTCCTGTGGGTGCAGGAGGAGCCGGAGAACATGGGCGCCTGGTCGTTCCTGCGCCACCGGCTCGACGCCCTGCTCGAAGCCCTGCACGGCGACTGCTCGCGGCGTGTTCGGTACGTGGGCCGGCCCGAGAGCGCCAGCCCGGCCACCGGCAGCGCCCACATCCACCAGGAGGAACAGGAGGCGCTCATCCGCAAGGCGCTGGGGGTGTGA
- a CDS encoding TIGR04255 family protein: MAEPRHLARAPIVEAVIELRVKLPAAFQVEEFLSLQEVLAERYPEVKKVRRFEHSFGVIGGKPFMEEKDEGFQACRFQSSDGRNVAQFRRDGFSFSRLKPYTRWEAIYAEAMDLWELYKTKASPEVVTRIAVRYINHVEIPLFVELSDYLTTMTLVPEQLPQEVTEFLNSMVVYDKESRASARITQALGPEVTPGRRLIILDIDAFKRVELEADSPDIPDILEQLRQLKNRIFFGIITEKTASLYE; encoded by the coding sequence ATGGCAGAGCCCAGGCATTTAGCCCGTGCACCGATCGTTGAGGCCGTCATTGAGCTTCGTGTGAAGCTGCCTGCCGCTTTTCAAGTGGAAGAATTTTTATCTCTGCAGGAAGTACTGGCAGAGAGATATCCTGAGGTTAAAAAAGTCCGGCGCTTTGAACACAGTTTTGGTGTAATTGGTGGAAAGCCGTTCATGGAAGAGAAGGATGAAGGCTTCCAGGCTTGTCGTTTTCAGTCAAGTGACGGAAGAAATGTGGCGCAATTCAGGAGGGATGGATTCTCCTTTAGTCGTTTAAAACCCTACACCCGATGGGAAGCTATTTACGCGGAGGCCATGGATCTCTGGGAACTTTATAAGACGAAGGCATCTCCGGAAGTCGTGACGCGCATTGCCGTACGATACATCAACCATGTTGAAATTCCACTTTTCGTTGAGCTCTCGGATTATTTAACTACAATGACGCTCGTGCCGGAACAGCTTCCCCAAGAAGTAACCGAGTTTCTGAACAGTATGGTCGTTTATGATAAGGAGTCAAGGGCCTCTGCTCGTATTACACAGGCTTTAGGGCCTGAGGTCACTCCAGGCCGGCGTCTAATAATCCTCGACATCGATGCATTTAAACGTGTAGAGCTTGAGGCCGATAGCCCGGATATACCTGACATTCTCGAGCAACTTCGCCAATTGAAGAACCGCATCTTTTTTGGTATTATCACCGAGAAAACAGCGAGTTTATACGAATGA
- the atpG gene encoding ATP synthase F1 subunit gamma yields MASLRDIRNRIASVQNTQQVTRAMKMVAAAKLRRAQERIFRTRPYAYKLGEIISHLKSQIDPTSHTLFLPREETNGALVVVVTADRGLAGAFNANIIKLAEQTIEERYAELQAQGNLYLICVGRKGHDHFAKRGYQLVGNFRGVFDNLTFHTAQEVVRLILEGYLADRWDEVLVVYNEFKNTISQNRIVEPFLPLRGEQFLTPVMEQAIEHQAELKEGLAVDYLFEPDARAILDELVPRYLNYQLWRVLLESNASEQGARMVAMDNATTNAEELIRDLRLKYNRARQDAITKELIEIVSGANALEQG; encoded by the coding sequence ATGGCAAGCCTTCGCGACATACGGAACCGGATCGCCTCAGTTCAGAACACGCAGCAGGTGACACGGGCCATGAAGATGGTGGCCGCGGCCAAGCTGCGCCGGGCCCAGGAACGTATCTTCCGGACCCGCCCCTACGCCTACAAGCTCGGCGAGATCATCAGCCACCTCAAGAGCCAGATCGACCCGACCTCCCACACGCTGTTCCTGCCGCGGGAGGAAACCAACGGGGCCCTCGTCGTCGTGGTCACGGCGGACCGGGGACTGGCCGGGGCCTTCAACGCGAACATCATCAAGCTTGCCGAACAGACCATCGAAGAGCGGTACGCCGAACTGCAGGCACAGGGGAACCTGTACCTGATCTGCGTCGGCCGCAAGGGCCACGACCATTTCGCCAAGCGCGGCTACCAGCTCGTGGGCAACTTCCGGGGCGTCTTCGACAACCTCACGTTCCATACGGCGCAGGAGGTGGTCCGCCTCATCCTGGAGGGCTACCTGGCCGACCGGTGGGACGAGGTGCTGGTCGTCTACAATGAGTTCAAGAACACGATCTCGCAGAACCGCATCGTCGAGCCCTTTCTGCCGCTGCGGGGCGAGCAGTTCCTGACGCCGGTGATGGAACAGGCCATCGAGCACCAGGCCGAGCTCAAAGAGGGCCTGGCGGTGGACTACCTGTTCGAGCCCGACGCCCGCGCCATCCTCGACGAGCTGGTACCGCGCTATCTGAACTACCAGCTCTGGCGCGTGCTGCTGGAGTCGAACGCCTCGGAGCAGGGCGCCCGCATGGTGGCCATGGACAACGCCACCACGAACGCCGAAGAATTGATCCGTGACCTGCGCCTCAAGTACAACCGCGCCCGCCAGGACGCCATCACAAAGGAACTCATCGAGATCGTCAGCGGCGCCAACGCGCTCGAACAGGGGTGA
- the atpA gene encoding F0F1 ATP synthase subunit alpha, with protein MATAIRPDEVTAVLRRELGGFEAEADVYEVGTVLQVGDGIARIYGLTNVQASELIEFPASGVTGMVLNLEEDNVGAVLFGEVDAVKEGDEVRRTGRIASIQVSEGMLGRVIDPLGNPMDGAGPITGERFEMPLERKAPGVIYREPVKEPLQTGIKAIDSMIPIGRGQRELVIGDRQTGKTAVLIDTIINQKATHETGKPVYCIYVAVGQKNSTVAQVRRALEENGAMDYTVIVNAPASAPAPMQYIAPYAGAAIGEFFRDTGRHALVIYDDLSKQAVAYRQVSLLLRRPPGREAYPGDVFYLHSRLLERAAKIIGSDEVARQMNDVPPSLQGRVKGGGSLTALPVIETQAGDVSAYIPTNVISITDGQIYLEADLFNAGIRPAINVGISVSRVGGNAQIKAMKKVAGTLRLDLAQFRELEAFAKFGSDLDPATQRQLRRGERLVEVLKQGQYAPMPVENQIAIIYVATQGLLDRVPVGRVKAFENEFHERLKLQHAEALASIRETGQMSDEVAATFRKVAEELVKLYAE; from the coding sequence ATGGCAACGGCGATTCGACCCGACGAGGTAACGGCGGTCCTCCGGCGCGAGCTGGGCGGCTTCGAAGCCGAGGCGGACGTCTATGAGGTCGGTACCGTGCTCCAGGTGGGCGACGGTATCGCACGCATCTACGGCCTGACGAACGTGCAGGCGAGCGAGCTGATCGAGTTTCCCGCCAGCGGGGTCACGGGCATGGTGCTCAACCTCGAAGAGGACAACGTCGGGGCGGTGCTCTTCGGCGAGGTCGATGCGGTGAAGGAGGGGGACGAGGTGCGCCGGACCGGGCGCATCGCCTCGATCCAGGTCTCTGAGGGCATGCTCGGCCGCGTGATCGACCCGCTGGGCAACCCGATGGACGGCGCCGGCCCCATCACGGGCGAGCGGTTCGAGATGCCGCTGGAACGCAAGGCCCCCGGCGTCATCTACCGCGAGCCGGTCAAGGAGCCGCTGCAGACGGGTATCAAGGCCATCGACTCGATGATCCCCATCGGGCGCGGCCAGCGCGAGCTCGTCATCGGCGACCGCCAGACGGGCAAGACGGCCGTGCTCATCGACACGATCATCAACCAGAAGGCCACGCATGAGACCGGCAAGCCGGTCTACTGCATCTACGTGGCCGTCGGGCAGAAGAACTCGACCGTGGCCCAGGTGCGCCGCGCCCTCGAGGAAAACGGCGCGATGGACTACACGGTCATCGTCAACGCGCCGGCCTCGGCCCCCGCGCCGATGCAGTACATCGCCCCGTACGCCGGGGCCGCCATCGGCGAGTTCTTCCGGGATACGGGCCGGCATGCGCTCGTCATCTACGACGACCTCTCGAAGCAGGCCGTGGCCTACCGCCAGGTGTCGCTGCTGCTGCGCCGCCCGCCCGGGCGCGAGGCCTACCCCGGCGACGTGTTCTACCTGCACAGCCGCCTGCTCGAGCGCGCCGCCAAGATCATCGGCTCCGACGAGGTGGCCCGGCAGATGAACGACGTGCCGCCCTCGCTGCAGGGCCGCGTCAAAGGCGGTGGCTCGCTGACGGCCCTGCCCGTGATCGAGACGCAGGCCGGCGACGTCTCGGCCTACATCCCCACAAACGTGATCTCGATCACCGACGGGCAGATCTACCTGGAGGCCGACCTGTTCAACGCCGGTATCCGGCCCGCCATCAACGTCGGGATCTCGGTCAGCCGTGTGGGCGGTAACGCGCAGATCAAGGCCATGAAGAAGGTGGCCGGCACGCTTCGCCTGGACCTGGCCCAGTTCCGCGAGCTGGAAGCCTTCGCCAAGTTCGGCTCGGACCTGGACCCGGCCACGCAGCGCCAGTTGCGCCGGGGCGAACGGCTCGTCGAGGTGCTCAAACAGGGGCAGTACGCCCCGATGCCGGTCGAAAACCAGATCGCCATCATCTACGTGGCCACGCAGGGCCTGCTCGACCGGGTGCCGGTGGGCCGGGTCAAAGCCTTCGAGAACGAGTTTCACGAGCGGCTGAAACTCCAGCATGCCGAGGCCCTGGCCTCCATCCGCGAGACCGGCCAGATGAGCGACGAGGTGGCCGCCACCTTCAGAAAGGTCGCCGAGGAGCTGGTGAAGCTGTACGCCGAATGA
- the atpH gene encoding ATP synthase F1 subunit delta: MSEITVARRYAQTLLEEAERAGLLERVDADVATLRDTLDGSRQLQLFFQSPVVSREKKRAVVQALFEARVAPVTLHFLELLVEKRREPLLPAILEAYRTLRDARQGVVEAQARLALPPGAEEQKALQAALERMTGRRVRLRLEQDPALIGGVVIRLGDTVYDGSVRHQLERLRTRLERGSFLNN, from the coding sequence ATGAGCGAAATCACCGTAGCACGGCGCTACGCCCAGACGCTCCTCGAGGAGGCCGAACGGGCCGGCCTGCTCGAACGGGTCGATGCGGACGTGGCAACGCTCCGGGACACCCTCGACGGCTCGCGCCAGCTCCAGCTTTTCTTCCAGAGCCCCGTCGTCTCCCGCGAGAAGAAGCGGGCCGTCGTGCAGGCCCTGTTCGAAGCACGGGTGGCCCCCGTGACGCTTCACTTCCTGGAACTGCTCGTCGAAAAGCGCCGGGAGCCGTTGTTGCCGGCCATCCTGGAAGCCTACCGCACCCTGCGCGACGCCCGGCAGGGCGTCGTCGAGGCACAGGCGCGCCTGGCGCTGCCGCCGGGTGCAGAGGAGCAAAAAGCGCTGCAGGCCGCGCTCGAGCGGATGACGGGCCGCCGCGTCCGCCTGCGCCTGGAACAGGACCCCGCCCTGATCGGCGGGGTCGTCATCCGCCTGGGCGACACCGTCTACGACGGCAGCGTCCGGCACCAGCTCGAACGGCTGCGCACACGGCTCGAACGAGGCTCTTTTCTGAACAACTGA
- the atpF gene encoding F0F1 ATP synthase subunit B codes for MAYILAAGILSPNAGLIFWITITFLLLLIVLRRFAWGPITQALEARERKIEESMARAEEALAEARKIQADNDRARREAEQEAQRILREAREAAERLRAEELEKTRTQLRQMQEQARAEIEREKQSALDTLRAEVAELAIRAAEKILQENLDPARQRRLVENFIDELPKN; via the coding sequence ATGGCATACATCCTTGCAGCGGGCATCCTCTCGCCCAACGCGGGCCTGATCTTCTGGATCACCATCACCTTCCTGCTGCTGCTCATCGTCCTGCGCCGCTTTGCCTGGGGACCGATCACCCAGGCGCTGGAAGCCCGCGAGCGCAAGATCGAGGAGTCGATGGCACGGGCCGAGGAGGCCCTGGCCGAGGCCCGGAAGATCCAGGCCGACAACGACCGCGCCCGCCGGGAAGCGGAACAGGAGGCCCAGCGCATCCTGCGCGAGGCCCGCGAGGCCGCCGAACGGCTCCGCGCCGAGGAGCTCGAAAAGACACGCACCCAGCTCCGGCAGATGCAGGAACAGGCCCGCGCCGAGATCGAACGCGAGAAGCAGAGCGCCCTCGACACGCTCCGCGCCGAGGTGGCCGAGCTGGCCATCCGGGCCGCCGAGAAGATCCTGCAGGAGAACCTGGACCCCGCACGCCAGCGACGCCTCGTCGAGAACTTCATCGACGAACTTCCCAAGAACTGA
- the atpE gene encoding ATP synthase F0 subunit C: MEPTALAYLGAGLGAGLVALGAGLGIGRLAGPAMEGSARQPEAAGDIRTSMIIAAALIEGVALFGLVICVLLAIK; this comes from the coding sequence ATGGAACCGACTGCTTTGGCATACCTCGGCGCGGGTCTCGGCGCCGGTCTCGTGGCACTCGGCGCGGGCCTCGGCATTGGCCGGCTGGCCGGTCCGGCGATGGAAGGCTCGGCCCGCCAGCCGGAAGCCGCCGGCGACATCCGTACGTCGATGATCATCGCGGCCGCCCTCATCGAAGGCGTGGCCCTCTTCGGTCTGGTGATCTGCGTGCTGCTGGCGATCAAGTAA
- the atpB gene encoding F0F1 ATP synthase subunit A — MIHRFLCLPFAALALLLLPAAALAQEHEEEELDPVHHVADGYYLDFSPFGKAELPRLFVVRRADGRLGFDVFGSTHAALESGRYVAEGGDPGGHGSYLDAVIVPAEGELVVDLSITRHLVFAWIGALIVLLIFVSLARRYQRGIGRETAPRGIFQNLFETLIVFVRDEIARPNLGEKAGRYLPYLLSVFFFILTCNLLGLVPFGATATSNLMITAVLAAFTFLLTQFGGSKDYWLHIFWPPGVPTFVKPILIPVEILGIFTKPFALAIRLFANMTAGHLVILSLIGLIFTFRGLFGTGAGVGVAPVSVAFSLFIYLLELLVAFIQAYIFTMLSALFIGMAVEEHHHHEAHAEHGLRALSEVDHPTPLLAGSDGEPAIPAGRQVAPVPASQHA, encoded by the coding sequence ATGATACATCGTTTCCTGTGCCTGCCGTTCGCCGCGCTGGCGCTGCTGCTCTTGCCCGCCGCCGCGCTGGCACAAGAGCATGAGGAAGAAGAGCTGGACCCCGTGCACCACGTCGCCGACGGGTATTACCTCGACTTCTCGCCGTTCGGCAAGGCCGAATTGCCCCGCCTCTTCGTCGTCCGGCGGGCCGACGGGCGCCTCGGTTTCGATGTCTTCGGCTCGACGCACGCGGCCCTGGAATCCGGCCGGTATGTGGCCGAGGGCGGCGATCCGGGCGGGCACGGTAGCTATCTCGACGCGGTGATCGTGCCGGCGGAAGGCGAACTGGTCGTGGACCTCTCCATTACCCGGCACCTCGTCTTCGCCTGGATCGGGGCGCTCATCGTGCTGCTGATCTTCGTCTCGCTGGCCCGGCGTTACCAGCGGGGGATCGGGCGAGAGACGGCCCCGCGCGGTATCTTCCAGAACCTCTTCGAGACCCTCATCGTCTTCGTGCGCGACGAGATCGCGCGGCCCAACCTGGGCGAGAAGGCCGGCCGGTACCTGCCCTATCTGCTCTCCGTCTTCTTCTTCATCCTGACGTGCAACCTGCTGGGGCTGGTCCCCTTCGGGGCAACGGCCACCTCGAACCTGATGATCACGGCGGTACTGGCCGCTTTCACCTTCCTGCTGACCCAGTTCGGCGGTTCGAAGGACTACTGGCTGCACATTTTCTGGCCGCCGGGGGTGCCCACGTTCGTCAAGCCCATCCTCATTCCCGTCGAGATCCTGGGTATCTTCACGAAGCCTTTTGCGCTGGCCATCCGTCTCTTCGCCAACATGACGGCCGGGCACCTGGTGATTCTGAGCCTGATCGGGCTGATCTTCACCTTCCGGGGCCTGTTCGGCACGGGGGCCGGGGTGGGGGTGGCGCCGGTAAGCGTGGCCTTCTCGCTGTTCATCTACCTGCTGGAGTTGCTCGTCGCTTTCATCCAGGCCTACATTTTCACGATGCTCTCGGCCCTCTTCATCGGCATGGCCGTGGAAGAGCATCACCACCATGAGGCGCACGCGGAGCACGGTCTCCGGGCGCTTTCCGAGGTGGACCATCCCACGCCGCTGCTTGCCGGAAGCGACGGTGAGCCTGCCATCCCGGCCGGGCGGCAGGTGGCCCCGGTGCCGGCGTCCCAGCACGCGTGA
- a CDS encoding AtpZ/AtpI family protein — MNEPPEPRATGDWRAGLRAAGPYVGLGLQLAFTMVFFTGAGYLLDRTLGTSPWLLIAGALVGIAAIFIQIFRISAQMTARAERERRRRQRGGDPPS, encoded by the coding sequence ATGAACGAGCCACCTGAACCGCGTGCCACCGGTGACTGGCGGGCCGGCCTGCGCGCGGCCGGGCCCTATGTGGGCCTCGGCCTCCAGCTCGCCTTCACCATGGTGTTCTTTACCGGTGCCGGCTACCTGCTCGACCGTACCCTCGGCACGTCGCCGTGGCTGCTCATCGCCGGCGCCCTGGTCGGGATCGCGGCGATCTTCATCCAGATCTTCCGCATCAGCGCCCAGATGACGGCACGGGCCGAACGGGAACGCCGGCGCCGGCAACGGGGCGGCGATCCCCCCTCCTGA
- a CDS encoding bactofilin family protein: MALFSNNKEQPMARQGNTPSPAQINMIGEGTVFEGTLRASGDVRVSGRIVGKLIVEGKALVAPEGTVEGELTATNADVAGRVEGQVQVRERLVLRGSAHIEGDVTAARLVVEEGATFDGTCKMGQLSPEKAATLKRNGDARPPAEKTRDERAT, encoded by the coding sequence ATGGCACTCTTCAGCAACAACAAGGAACAACCGATGGCACGACAGGGCAACACCCCTTCCCCGGCGCAGATCAACATGATCGGCGAGGGCACGGTCTTCGAAGGCACGCTGCGGGCCTCCGGCGACGTGCGCGTCAGCGGCCGGATCGTGGGCAAGCTGATCGTCGAGGGCAAAGCGCTGGTGGCCCCCGAAGGAACCGTCGAGGGAGAACTCACCGCCACGAACGCCGACGTGGCCGGTCGCGTCGAGGGACAGGTGCAGGTCCGGGAACGCCTGGTGCTCCGCGGGTCGGCCCACATCGAGGGCGACGTCACGGCGGCGCGTCTGGTGGTCGAGGAAGGCGCGACGTTCGATGGCACCTGCAAGATGGGCCAGCTGAGCCCCGAAAAAGCCGCCACGCTCAAACGCAACGGGGATGCCCGCCCCCCTGCCGAGAAGACCCGGGATGAACGAGCCACCTGA